The Halovivax ruber XH-70 genome includes the window AACTCGAGTTCGTCAACGTCACCCACTCCATCATCGGTGCGATCAACCCGGTGCTGCACACCCCCGAGGGTGCCGTCGTCTACGGACTGGACAAACGGATGGACCACACGCCCGTCCTCGGCGACCCGATCGACATGGAGCGGTTCCGCGAGATCGGTCGCGAGGGCGAGGGTGTTCTCTGTTACATCGAAGACTGTACGAACGCGAACAAGCAGGGTCGGACGCCCTCCGAGAGCGTCGCGCGCGAGCACCTGAAAGACGTGATGTACAGTCTCGAGGACTACGACGGCGGGATCGTCGCGACGACGTTCTCGAGTCACATCGCCCGCGTCAGCTCGCTCGTCGAGTTCGCCAAGGACATCGGCCGACAGCCGGTCCTCCTCGGGCGCTCGATGGAGAAGTACTCCGGTGCCGCAGAGCGTCTCGGCTTCATCGACTTCCCCGACGACCTCGGGATGTTCGGCTACCGACGCTCGATCGACCAGTCCCTCGAACGAATTATGGAAGACGGCAAGGAGAACTTCCTCCCCGTCGTCACCGGCCACCAGGGCGAGCCGCGCGCGATGCTCACCCGGATGGCCCGCGGTGAGACGAACTACACCCTGGACGAGGGTGACAAAGTCATCTTCTCCGCCCGCGTCATCCCGGAGCCGACGAACGAGGGCCAGCGCTACCAGGCCGAGAAGCTCCTCGGCATGCAGGGCGCGCGCGTCTACTCCGACATCCACGTCTCCGGCCACCTGTGCCGAGAGGGCCACTACCAGATGCTCGATGCGCTCCAGCCCCAGCACGTGATTCCGGCCCACCAGAACATGAGCGGCTTCTCCGGCTACGTCGACCTCTGCCAGGACGAGGGCTACACGCTCGGTCGAGACCTCCACGTGACCTCGAACGGGAACCTCATCCAGCTCGTCGAATAAGGCCAGTCCGTTCGTCGAGTGGGTTCGATTGGGAGAGACGGCACGCTCCTGACCACGGACGAGCCAAATTATCTGCGACCGTTCTTCGTATTATCCTGAGTGGCTACCACGATTGTTCATAAGATCCAAAATGACGGAGTGGTTTGGCGCTTGTTTCTAAATTCCCACCCTGTCCAGTAAGTATAATATACAGTAGCACGTAGCCCACGCTGGAAGCCAGCGTCTCCATCCGTCGCAGGGGACAGCGCTGAGAAATGTCCCGGGTGGTGAGGCACCCGAGACGCGTGGCTTCCAAACCGCATCGCGATTTGGTTGCCATGTTCCGGAAGACACCATCGAGACAAAAAGGTCTCGCACGCCCATTGCCTAGAGAGTCGTATCGCTATCCGTCGCAGAGCTTCGTTTACGGGGATTGGGGGCCGAGTCACTTCGCTCGGTTCAGACCTTCGAATCGCGAGGTGCTCGGATGAAATCCGTCGAGCGAGAGCGCGGCGGAGCTGGCGATGTGGCTCGCGATCGGGAGTGCTATCGGTGTGACCGGGACGTGGCACCGCCGCGGCTCTTTCGGGTGGACGTCGAGCCGCCGGAGATCTTCTCGGCGGACTACGCCCACTCGGTTCGGTACTGCTGTCCGGACTGTATCGCCGCGATGGGGATGCTGGAGTTTACGGAACGGTGGAAGGAGGAAGCAGGGTTGCTAGAGTAGGCGGCCTGAAATGACTCGGTTGCTGTTTCGATTATTTTGTCTCACAATTTCACATACGTGGGATCCACTCTGGAAACATCCAAGTTGGAATCAAAAGAGGCTCACGAGAGATATCCTCGTTCAAAACATTCTCTCTGAATAACTCTGGTTCCCTAAACGCGGTTGCATCGGATTCAGAAGCCATAGCTATCGTATAGAGAAACGTCAGGGATAGGAAGAGAAGAGAGGGAGAACTCTCCACTAAGAAAAGCAATGCCGAGAAGATTCCAAAGGGCAACCAAACAAATGGTGCTATCCCAGAAAAGCGAATGACCTCTTCGTCCACTGACTCAATGTTTCTAAAAAATACACCGTTAGGAATCACCCAAAGTCTGAAACTTACCTTTGGATTTGCATTCGCTAATTTCCCTACGACCCAATGAGCACCCTCATGAAGATACGTCGCAGGTATTATAGCCAGTATAAACGGAATCGCGTATTCTTCCATGACAGCCAAATAGATTCCCTATAAAAATAATTTTTCTGCAGAGTATTCCCAGCAACTCTCACTTGTGAAGTCCGGTTAGTTATTCTCTTCTGGTTACGGCCTCGGTCACGACATCGAACTGGACAGTCATCGTCGAGAGGGTCTCAACGTACAAATGGTGGGAAGAACTCAGTTTTCCATGTTTTTTAGCCAATCTTCCCGGAGAACATAGTAGTCCTGTTCATCAATCATATCCCATATCACTAAACAGCACAGGGTTAACCCAAGAACACCAATAATTGCCCCACTCCCGTTACCATGTATGTTGAAATTCCTTTGCTCAGACATCACCGCCAAAAAATTCTGTGTAGAGTCCCGCTCACGGTCCAAAATTGAAGTATTTCCCATCACTCCCGCCAACAGTTGCAACTCAGATAGAGAATACCTATTTAAATCATTTATTATAGATAATGAATCATTTGTGGTGTCAGTAGCAACGTGCTCCTTCCAATGCTGGAGCCTATCATGATATGTTAATCCGCTCCGATCTGGAGAACCAGGTCGCCACGTAGCCTCAATTTGACCTGAATTTACGTTTCCCTCTTGGTCTAAGTTAGGGCATCTTCGCTTAACTAATCCATCCAAAATGGCCAACGAGGTAGGCCCAGCGATTCTAAAAGCAGATTCAGGCGAAGTGGCTCCTAAGCCAGTGATGTTTTTCACGAATTGCTGGGTTGGTCTATCAACACCCTGGATTCGCTGTTCCACCAACACATAATCGATAAGGCTTCTAAAATCATGTACGATTCCAGCAAAAGCAAAGTTGTCGGGTTGCCCGGCTGTATCAGGGTTTGTAAGCCTGTCAAAAACATCACTTTCGCCAAGAGAGAAAGATAGGAAATCCTTAGTGAAATTCCAATAGCTTAGGAAATCAGTAGACACTGTGGAGGTTTTCGACCTCAATATTAGATCAAAAAGGTATCTAGGATATGTTCTTAGATCACCGATGGTACTGAAGTGAATTGGTTGGTCAAACAGTATGTTACTGCCTGTGAAAATTACTGGTTGTGCAATCTTAACACCATCGCCTCCCAGAGTCAGTCCTTCATTTAGTTTCTCTATGAAATCTTCAAGTCTGTCTGATGGTGTATCGCCTTGGGGATCGGGAATTGGACTAAAGTCATTTTCCTGGTTAGATTCATTCTCATATTGGATTATTTGGGCAGTTATATAATCAACACTTTCAGTGTCTGGTTTCTCTAAAATGGACTGAAGAACATCTGGATCACCTTGGAACTTAACGAG containing:
- a CDS encoding ribonuclease J, whose translation is MEIEIATIGGYEEVGRQMTAVRAGTDIVIFDMGLNLSKVLIHDNVQTEGMHSLDLIDMGAIPDDRVMADLEGDVQAIVPTHGHLDHIGAISKLAHRYDAPVVSTPFTSALVEEEFDDEEKFGDANELVTMDPGESMSIGDTGQVELEFVNVTHSIIGAINPVLHTPEGAVVYGLDKRMDHTPVLGDPIDMERFREIGREGEGVLCYIEDCTNANKQGRTPSESVAREHLKDVMYSLEDYDGGIVATTFSSHIARVSSLVEFAKDIGRQPVLLGRSMEKYSGAAERLGFIDFPDDLGMFGYRRSIDQSLERIMEDGKENFLPVVTGHQGEPRAMLTRMARGETNYTLDEGDKVIFSARVIPEPTNEGQRYQAEKLLGMQGARVYSDIHVSGHLCREGHYQMLDALQPQHVIPAHQNMSGFSGYVDLCQDEGYTLGRDLHVTSNGNLIQLVE